CTTTCAATCCAACGGGCTTGAACAAATCGAAAGGGTAATTAAAATGATGCTTTCTGCTTTTTTTTTGTAGGGTGCACGCGACACCCAATATGGCTCTTTTCTGACCGTTCCTTTAGCCAAATGTTCAAGCTGCAAAAAACATTCTCTACAGTAGAGAATTCCGAAAACTCCTACAAGCCGTGTTAGGCATTCGACTCTCTAGCAAAGTGGACGCCTCTGCAAGTAGGTACTGGTCCCATTGCCACCTTCTATGTCACGATGACGAATATCAAGGCCGACGCGTTGCCTTCATCCTGTATTTAGTCCCAGAAGACTGGAGTCCAGAGGACGGAGGAATGCTGGACTTATTCGAAGTCGACGAAAATGGACAACCCACAAAAATAATAGAGTCGATTCTCCCCCGCTGGAATCAATTTGTGTTTTTTGAAGTCACTCCGTTCTCCTTCCATCAAGTCTCGGAAGTCCTTTCTACTTCCAAACAGCGTCTCGCGATCAGCGGGTGGTTCTATGGAGAAAGCGTTTACTCTCCAACGGAGTACGAGGAACCCCCTTTACCACGTCGACCTCTGTTGCGATTCGACGAAAGCCCGAATGAATATCTGAAAGATTGGATCAATCCCTCCTACCTGCTTCCCGCTTCCCGTGCTAGCATACGCAAGCGCTTCGGGAAGTATAGCCACGTCCAACTGCAACGATTTTTGGTCCGATCCAAGCACTTGAAGCTTCGAAAAGCTTTCAGTCCGTCGAATCAAGCTGCACCCAACTGGACCACCATTGGCCCTGCCAATCGACGACACTACGAGTCACTGGGGAGATGGGAACAATCCGAAGCTCCGAAAATCATAGACGAGGCCATACGCATGTTCCAAAGCCCACAATTCGCCTGTCTTCTTCAAAAACTGACCAGGCTCGCCCTATCTCATATGCACTTGGAAGTCAGACAGTTCCGCCACAGGAGCTACACTTTGGTACAAGACAACACTCAACAGCATAACGAGACTGGACTGGACGTGTATTATTGCCTCTGCGAAGAAGACTGTTGGGACATCGATGTTGGAGGCCAAATCACCTACATAGATGAAGACCACGAACTCATCACATTCGTGCCACTAGACAATTCCATCTGCATGGCGTTCAGAGATGAGGGATGCATGAAATTCgtaaacacacgcgagacagatgcgcCGAATGCGCGGCAAGAATTTACAATGACATTTTGGGAAGAGGAAACCTGTCAAAAATAAATCAATCCTGTCATTTTTTTCTTGATCAAAGCACACTTGTTACAGCCTCAGTCGGACGGTGGCAGTCTTTTTTTGCACGCTTCCCGCGTGACGGGAAAAACGACGGACGTAACCAAACAGGGACAGCGCAGGGTGCGAGTGGTGAATTGAGGGATAAAGTATTACGTTCAAATCCAAAAGCGAGGGTAATGAGTTGCTGGTGAAAAGTAGGTGCTGTCGTGAATTGGCACGACATTGAATTTCAACGTATCGCAAAACGCCTACAGTTTGCCAACGCGCGCCGTGGCGATGGCTTTTATGTAGGAACCCCGAGAGATATGACACCGGTGAGGGGATCGGTGACAGACGACGAAACGCCGGCGTGTGGGGAGTGCAATGACGTGTTCAGTATGCAGTTGGTTGTGTATGCATGTCATGGTTTGATTGGTTAGTCGTTGGTTGtgtttttattgatttctcaaagAGTCAAGAAGTGTTTGACAGATGCGACGCCCTCCGATTGCGTGATGGTGACGGAAGGAGCAACAGGTCCTATGCGACGTGAGAGATGGAGTGTACAGTAGCGTGTAGAGAGTGGGTGCGATTGGGACTGGGTGAATGGTTGAAGTTAGATGGTACAATCGAGACAGGCTGAAGCGAGAGCATTTGGCAGGGGCCGCTTTGCCAATAGAGTACCGGATCAGATGTCATCGCTGTTTATCTGGAGAGCCTTCCTTCGGAGGTGTCGGAAGGGTCGCTACGGGGACGGCCGGCTTGAAGCTGCTGAGGGTCCGCGTTGACGTGTCGCGTGGATTGGTCTTTTGTGTTGTCGCGAAGTGGCGTTCGAAGGGCGCGGGGTTGTTCGCCCAATAGAAGGGGGCGCGAGCCGGACTCGGGTCGCCGTGAGACGAGTTGATTTTAAGCGATGGACGTGGAAAATGGTGGCGTTATTGGTACGGCGAACAGCGGCTGCACATTTGGGATACatttgaatgaaatttgaattGCGTAGAGAAGCCCTTGCACGGTTATTTGTACGCCATCCAGTTGAAGCCGTGCAAAACGGGAAGTACGAAGAAGGGGGACTAGGAGCGAGGCCGTGGTTGGCGCGGTGTTTTGATCTCAGCGGCGAGCGTGTGCTAGGCGCGAAGACGGAATGAAAGACACTGCGATCAAAAGGTTGTAGATGTTATAAGCTCTGTGCGTGGTACAACAGTGTGACACAATAGTGCGGTACAACCGTGTGGTACAATCGCGGTGCGTCCGGGTGTCCCTTGGTCACTGCCGGACGCGGAAAAGCAGGGGTTGGGTTATATGGTGACATGATGAGAGCGTGACTTGGTGGTTCTGTTGACAGGATGCGCAAAAACGAGAAATTTTTTTGCGGCGTGTTGGCAGATGGCAGGTACGAAGGTTTGTGGTGGTTTGTGCGCGTGTCCGTCGCGAGTTGACCTGCCGTACGTGGTGACGGAGTGTTTTTTTGATTGGGCGGAATTGGGAGTGCGGCGGTTCgctgcgggggagggggggcgcgATGGCTTTTCCTCGGTCGTGGGGTGCTTCGTGATTTTGTTCGTCGTACTTTTGTTGGTTCGTTCTGgcttttctgcatttttttttttgaagctcaCCGTCTCACACGCTGTTCGTGCGTCTGACACGGAGACGGGCGACAGGTACGTGGGAGACGCTCGAGACTTTGACGCGGGCGAAGCGGGTCTTTCGGTGCGTGAGGACAGACCTCGCACGGCGCGTGTTTGCGAGCGGTATTGATAGAGAAGGTTTTTGAGGAAAACCagcgtgtggttcgaagagcagaaTGGGGAGGAACGCGAAGAAGAGCAAGGGAAGGGAGTCTAGGGAGAAGCAGGTTGAGCCGCGAGTTGAAAAAGTCGTGGAGCTGCCGTACATGGCGACGGGTACCCTGGCCAGTTCGCCGATGTGTCGCGACATAAAGATAGAGAATTTTAGCGTACAGATTTACGGTCGCCCGTTGGTGGTGGATACGACGTTGGAACTGAACAAGGGTCGCCGATACAGCTTGATAGGCACGAATGGGTCGGGAAAGTCTATCATGTTGAAGTGTTTGGGGAGTCGGTTGGTTCCGATTCCTCCGCGAATGGACGTTTACATACTGGACAGGGAGGCGGAGGCGAACGAGTTGTCTGCGTTGGAGAGCATCATGGAGGGAATAGACGGGAAGGTGGCGATGCTCGAGGCGGAGGCGGAGAAGTTGGCGCTGATTCAGGACGACGTGAATGCCGAGGAGTGCCTCCAGGACATATACGAGCAGCTGGACGAGTTGGACCCGGAGTGTTCTCGGGTGCGAGCGACGAAAATTTTGCACGGTCTTGGTTTTTCGACGAAGATGCAGAACCAAAAATGCAAGGATTTTTCGGGTGGGTGGAGGATGCGCATAGCGTTGGCTAAGGCGTTGTTCATGAAGCCGGATTTGTTGCTGTTGGATGAGCCTACGAATCACTTGGACCTCGAGGCGTGCGTGTGGTTGGAGAGTTACTTGAAGAAGTACGATCGGATTTTGCTGTTGATATCTCACTCGCAGGATTTTTTGAACGAGGTGTGTACGAACATCATTCATCTGCACAATGGGCGGTTGATCCCGTACGGGGGGAATTACGACCAGTATGTGAGGACTCGCTCGAATAAGGAGGAGAATCAGATGAAGCGATACCAGTGGGAACAGGAGCAGATCAGACACATGAAGGAGTATATTGGCAGGTTCGGGTCTGGGAACGCTAAGATGGCGTCGCAGGCTAAGAGTAAGGAGAAGGTGTTAGAAAAGATGGAGAGCAAGGGGTTGACGGAAAAGGTTGTGGCCGACAAGGTTTTGTCGTTCCATTTTCCGTGTGTTGGGAAGTTACCGCCTCCGGTGGTCTCGTTCAATGACGTTGAGTTTGGATACGATGAAAGTAGGCCTTTGTACAGAAAGTTGGATTTCGGGATAGATCTCGATTCGAGAATAGCGTTGGTGGGCGCCAACGGCGTGGGAAAGTCGACGTTGTTGAAGCTGATCACCCGACAGGTCATTCCGACGCGAGGCCAAATTACCTGCCATCAGAGTCTGCGAATTGGCTACTACAACCAGCACCTGAACGACCAGTTGGACGGTAATTTGTCGCCGCTGGAGTACATGATGAAGGAGTACGACGTGGAGCCCCAGACGCTGCGTAAGATCATCGGGCGTTTCGGCGTGACTGGACGCGATCAAACCACGCCGATTAAGATTCTCTCTGACGGGATCAAGTCTCGTGTAGTGTTCGCCTGGATCGCGTTCAAGGAGCCCCACCTGTTGTTGT
The sequence above is drawn from the Schistocerca gregaria isolate iqSchGreg1 unplaced genomic scaffold, iqSchGreg1.2 ptg000615l, whole genome shotgun sequence genome and encodes:
- the LOC126317007 gene encoding prolyl 3-hydroxylase OGFOD1-like, whose amino-acid sequence is MPHSNAFEKVNRTYLKPGAAEKIKKDYLSYTRETDAVLERFLDDEFLKLVSDELEEEKWHSKNNDLYTFFQSNGLEQIERPNVQAAKNILYSREFRKLLQAVLGIRLSSKVDASASRYWSHCHLLCHDDEYQGRRVAFILYLVPEDWSPEDGGMLDLFEVDENGQPTKIIESILPRWNQFVFFEVTPFSFHQVSEVLSTSKQRLAISGWFYGESVYSPTEYEEPPLPRRPLLRFDESPNEYLKDWINPSYLLPASRASIRKRFGKYSHVQLQRFLVRSKHLKLRKAFSPSNQAAPNWTTIGPANRRHYESLGRWEQSEAPKIIDEAIRMFQSPQFACLLQKLTRLALSHMHLEVRQFRHRSYTLVQDNTQQHNETGLDVYYCLCEEDCWDIDVGGQITYIDEDHELITFVPLDNSICMAFRDEGCMKFLTVSHAVRASDTETGDRYVGDARDFDAGEAGLSVREDRPRTARVCERY
- the LOC126316939 gene encoding ATP-binding cassette sub-family F member 2-like, with the translated sequence MGRNAKKSKGRESREKQVEPRVEKVVELPYMATGTLASSPMCRDIKIENFSVQIYGRPLVVDTTLELNKGRRYSLIGTNGSGKSIMLKCLGSRLVPIPPRMDVYILDREAEANELSALESIMEGIDGKVAMLEAEAEKLALIQDDVNAEECLQDIYEQLDELDPECSRVRATKILHGLGFSTKMQNQKCKDFSGGWRMRIALAKALFMKPDLLLLDEPTNHLDLEACVWLESYLKKYDRILLLISHSQDFLNEVCTNIIHLHNGRLIPYGGNYDQYVRTRSNKEENQMKRYQWEQEQIRHMKEYIGRFGSGNAKMASQAKSKEKVLEKMESKGLTEKVVADKVLSFHFPCVGKLPPPVVSFNDVEFGYDESRPLYRKLDFGIDLDSRIALVGANGVGKSTLLKLITRQVIPTRGQITCHQSLRIGYYNQHLNDQLDGNLSPLEYMMKEYDVEPQTLRKIIGRFGVTGRDQTTPIKILSDGIKSRVVFAWIAFKEPHLLLLDEPTNHLDMESIDALANAINGFEGGMVLVSHDFRLISQVARELWVCTPEGIKPFDGGIERYKRILVEKIENELEG